In candidate division WOR-3 bacterium, the genomic window GGCAAGGCTGAACCAGCCGACCAGTGGGTCAAAACAGTAGGCTGAAACAGGCAGGCGTACGTTATCAACAAGAACGCTGTCTAATATCTGGACGGGCCGATGCCTTATCGTGAAAAGCTTGCGCTGGCCGTTACCGGAAAATGTCTGCGTGGCGGTCGCAAGATGCGAGTTGTCAACATCGGCCCAGAGCACGGCTTCGCACACAAGACTGCCCGGGTTCGGATACCACGACCAGGTCGGAACAGTGTCCAACATGCCGGCGCGGTTCTCAAATACAACGACCGGCTCCCACCAGCCACCTGCCGCGAGGTCAACGTACCCATCGCCGTTCACGTCGGCCCAGGCAACGCAGGACGAGTAGCGCCGGTTCCGCAACATCGTGAACGTTGCGACGGTGTCGAGCGTGCCGGCCGAGTTGTGAAAGACCTTGATGCTGTTCGGCTCGCCGGTCTGGTTGTTTGACGCTGCGGCCAAATCCAGCCAGCCGTCGTTGTCATAATCGCCAAAAGCCAGCCGCAGAACCCAGCCAACTCCAGGCCGCGCGACCCAGGCCGGAGTCGGATCGAGGACGCCGGAGTTGTTCCGGTACATCGTCACCATGCCGCGGTCCTGGTTCGGAATCACCTGGCCGACAAACAGGTCAAGGTCGCCGTCGTTATCTATGTCGCAGAAGCGGACCGCATCCGAAGGCGAACCGGACCGTGCAGTCCAGAACGGCAACGTATCGAGCACACCGTTATTGTTACGGTAGATGCGGGCCGAATCGGTCTCGTTCTGATATGCGTCCCCGGCTGAAATTGCCAGGTCCAGATCACCGTCCAGGTCAACGTCACCAAGACAGCAGTCGAATGACGAATGCTGGTCCTTCGCCTTCCATCCTGGCGACGCGGCCAGGCCGTTGCCAGTATTGAAATAGCTACGCGCCCGCAGTTCGCCGGTCGGCCCCAGGTAAGCCACTGCAAGGTCGGCAAGTCCATCCTTGTTCATGTCGCCGGCATAGCAATGTCCAAAATAGCCCCGGTCAGACGAACGCCAGGATGCGACGTTCTCCAGCGTACCGGCGCTATTCAGATATACGCTGTTGTAGTTCTGGGCCATATCGTTGCCGTTTGAGGTACACAGGTCAATGAAACGATTGGTATCAATAAAGGCAAATGCACCGCCGGTGGAATAGTCGTTGTCGTTTGACGTCCAGCTCGGGCTCGAGGGCAGCGGGATGGCAGCGGGCGTCATGCTGACAAAGCAGACCACCAGTACCAGCGTCTTCGCCTTCATCATCTGCGGCCAGTCTAGTTCAAACCTGTCTCAAGGTCAAGCCCAAGGGAGGCAGCACTGCTTGACGAACAGAGTCGTCGGGCTAGGATTTGACGTGCGTTGCCTAGTCACTGGTGCGAAAGGACTGCTTGGCACGGAACTGGTCCGCTGGCTCCGGCAAGAGGGCGAAGAGGTGATCGGCTGGGACCTGCCCGAGCACGACATAACCGACGTTGACAAGACTATTAGCGACATGCACCGTGTCGGGCCTCAGGTCGTGTTCCACCTTGCGGCCTGGACTGATGTTGATGGTTGCGAGCAGAACCCGGCAAAGGCCACCGCGGTGAATACCCAAGGCACGTGGATGGTTGCGCTCGGAAGTACCGAAGTGAAGGCCAGGATGGTTTACCTGAGCACCGACTACGTTTTCGACGGCAAGGCCACCAAGCCCTACGACGAGCGTGAAAAGCCGAACCCGCTGTCAGTGTATGGCCGAAGCAAGCTGATGGGCGAGAAGGCGGTGATGCGTTCAGCCGCTGAGTTCTATATCGTGCGCACGAGTGGGCTGTACGGCCGGCACGGCAAGAACTTTGTTGACACGATAATAGACATCGGCCGCAAACAGGGACAGATCAAGGTCGTCACCGACCAGGTAAGCTCACCAACGTACGCGCCTGACCTGTGCGAACCGCTCTACAAGCTTGTTCGGCTTGCCAAGCCGGGCGTTTATCACCTGACTAACAGTGGGCAATGTTCGTGGTTCGACTTTGCAAAGAAGATAGTGGAGCTGGCCGGGTTTAGGTGCGAGGTTCTACCGACAACCGCGGCTGAACTTGGCCGCCCCGCACCGCGACCTTCGTTCTCGGTGCTTGAAAACCGCAACTACAAGCGGAAATTCGGCCGGCTGCTTCGGCCCTGGCAGGAAGCGCTGGCTGATTACATCCGAACGAAATGACCGGACGGCCGACTCAGGCTTACGTTCGACCTTTGCGCCATACCTGCTTTTCGAGTCGTACCAATACTTCGTCGCGTGCCAACCGAAGGCTTGAAGCCTGATGCTTGCCAGACAGCCCAAGCTGGCCGTTGACTGCATCATTCTGGTCTCAGGCAAGGTGTTGCTCATCCGGCGCAAGAATCCGCCCATTGGCTGGGCCTTACCCGGTGGATTCGTCGAATACGGTGAGACGGTCGAGGACGC contains:
- a CDS encoding FG-GAP-like repeat-containing protein, which gives rise to MMKAKTLVLVVCFVSMTPAAIPLPSSPSWTSNDNDYSTGGAFAFIDTNRFIDLCTSNGNDMAQNYNSVYLNSAGTLENVASWRSSDRGYFGHCYAGDMNKDGLADLAVAYLGPTGELRARSYFNTGNGLAASPGWKAKDQHSSFDCCLGDVDLDGDLDLAISAGDAYQNETDSARIYRNNNGVLDTLPFWTARSGSPSDAVRFCDIDNDGDLDLFVGQVIPNQDRGMVTMYRNNSGVLDPTPAWVARPGVGWVLRLAFGDYDNDGWLDLAAASNNQTGEPNSIKVFHNSAGTLDTVATFTMLRNRRYSSCVAWADVNGDGYVDLAAGGWWEPVVVFENRAGMLDTVPTWSWYPNPGSLVCEAVLWADVDNSHLATATQTFSGNGQRKLFTIRHRPVQILDSVLVDNVRLPVSAYCFDPLVGWFSLAIAPPPGTDNVTVFYRYSTHPDLAVTNWEQSYGNHLFKNTTPVGTAEEKHGPCASRCSVEATPNPFTSTVTMRLAPGAPCDAAIYIYDRTGSLVRTLAISRELGSVRWDGLDAYGDEVPPGVYLAVAGQGLARIKLVHH
- the rfbD gene encoding dTDP-4-dehydrorhamnose reductase; this encodes MRCLVTGAKGLLGTELVRWLRQEGEEVIGWDLPEHDITDVDKTISDMHRVGPQVVFHLAAWTDVDGCEQNPAKATAVNTQGTWMVALGSTEVKARMVYLSTDYVFDGKATKPYDEREKPNPLSVYGRSKLMGEKAVMRSAAEFYIVRTSGLYGRHGKNFVDTIIDIGRKQGQIKVVTDQVSSPTYAPDLCEPLYKLVRLAKPGVYHLTNSGQCSWFDFAKKIVELAGFRCEVLPTTAAELGRPAPRPSFSVLENRNYKRKFGRLLRPWQEALADYIRTK